The following are from one region of the Paenibacillus sp. KS-LC4 genome:
- a CDS encoding carbohydrate ABC transporter permease, with protein sequence MKRTRKKTMSKTIVNVILAFICLIWLIPTAGLLVSSFRPAVDILQTGWWTVFPHRDYVTQSTITLPKETDLRQPIEVNGEVFDDDQLRIGVTAQDGSRLIWENRRARTIQVQQPDWKVNSNFTLDNYNGVLTGKTFEIMQSDGTVRAQKGEGLSKAFLNTLVVTIPATIIPILIATFAAYAFAWLRFPLRRSMFVAVIMMLVVPLQVALIPILKDYTALGLNGSYLGIWIAHTGFGLPLTIYFMYTFISQLPKDLFESAFMDGASNFTIFTRLILPLSVPAIASIGIFQFLWVWNDYLVSLVFIGSQPDVQVMSMRIAAMVGSRGSDWHLLTAAAFVSMLMPLTVFFALQKYFVRGLLGGSVKG encoded by the coding sequence ATGAAGCGAACAAGGAAAAAGACGATGTCGAAAACCATCGTCAACGTCATACTCGCTTTTATTTGCCTCATCTGGCTCATTCCGACGGCAGGCCTCTTGGTCTCCTCCTTCCGGCCTGCGGTTGATATTTTGCAGACGGGCTGGTGGACGGTATTCCCACACCGCGATTATGTTACGCAATCGACGATTACGCTGCCGAAGGAAACCGATTTACGGCAGCCGATTGAGGTTAATGGCGAGGTGTTTGACGATGATCAGCTGCGTATTGGCGTCACCGCGCAGGATGGCAGCAGACTCATCTGGGAAAATCGCCGGGCGCGCACGATTCAGGTGCAGCAGCCGGACTGGAAGGTGAACTCGAATTTTACGCTGGATAACTATAATGGCGTACTGACAGGCAAAACCTTTGAAATTATGCAGTCAGACGGCACGGTAAGAGCGCAGAAGGGAGAAGGCCTCTCCAAAGCATTTCTCAATACGCTAGTTGTGACGATTCCAGCGACGATTATTCCAATCCTGATCGCGACCTTCGCCGCTTATGCATTTGCTTGGCTGCGGTTTCCGCTGCGTCGATCCATGTTCGTCGCGGTCATTATGATGCTGGTTGTGCCGCTCCAGGTTGCGCTCATCCCGATTTTGAAGGATTATACCGCACTTGGTTTGAACGGCAGCTACCTCGGCATCTGGATTGCGCATACCGGCTTCGGCCTGCCGCTGACGATCTATTTTATGTATACGTTCATCAGCCAGCTGCCTAAGGACTTGTTCGAATCGGCATTTATGGATGGCGCGTCGAACTTTACGATTTTCACAAGGCTTATTTTGCCGTTGTCGGTTCCAGCGATTGCCTCCATCGGTATTTTCCAATTTTTATGGGTATGGAACGATTATTTAGTATCCTTGGTGTTTATCGGCAGCCAGCCGGATGTACAGGTCATGTCGATGCGGATTGCCGCAATGGTAGGGTCAAGAGGCAGCGATTGGCATCTGCTGACAGCAGCTGCGTTCGTCTCTATGCTGATGCCGCTAACTGTATTTTTCGCCCTGCAAAAATATTTCGTCCGCGGCTTATTGGGCGGCTCGGTGAAAGGCTAG